The Bacillota bacterium genome contains a region encoding:
- a CDS encoding serine hydrolase domain-containing protein, whose product MKKIKYAIVISIILMAILTTASPVFSSELDFSIIDNYIEQEMRFSRIPGLSLGIVKNGEIVYLQGYGRTGDKQQVTPQTPFVIGSNSKSFTALAAMQLVEEGRLELDKPVRSYLPWFSMSGEFDSSEITIRHLLVQTSGISNAAGNTRILEDDSNTLEEEIRELENVSLVHRPGKAYIYSNVNYDILGLIIDTISNQGYVDHVRTRILSPLDMQNSFLTREDGEKAGLTPGHIKVFGFPVSPELQYLKNSLSSGFIISCAEDMSRYLVMHLGNGLYEGNTIISEEGLETIYQPGATESGDSEYAMGLIVRSDDNSRLIMHDGGTQGFNSGMVFSPEEQWGVVVLTNMTSMFEMPAMSIALGVTEIVRGNETPALNRIQGISYLVVLVIILVLLTLIIRSMIRLPKRWRKIISENRPAGFKQILRKVILPVILELIIPFIIFIFIPVNAGFPVWRLLALMNPDIVYGLLILSSLLMIKALWRIYLAIRISG is encoded by the coding sequence ATGAAAAAGATAAAATACGCAATTGTTATTTCAATTATTCTGATGGCTATATTAACAACTGCATCTCCTGTTTTCTCGAGTGAACTTGATTTTTCGATAATCGATAACTATATAGAACAAGAAATGAGGTTTTCCCGTATACCGGGACTTTCTCTCGGGATTGTAAAGAATGGTGAAATTGTTTACTTGCAGGGTTACGGCAGAACAGGAGATAAACAGCAGGTCACTCCCCAGACTCCCTTTGTCATTGGTTCAAACAGTAAATCTTTCACCGCCTTGGCAGCGATGCAGCTAGTTGAAGAAGGCAGGCTCGAGCTTGATAAGCCTGTCCGGAGTTACCTTCCCTGGTTTTCTATGAGCGGTGAATTTGATTCTTCGGAGATTACCATCCGGCACCTGCTGGTACAAACCAGTGGAATATCCAATGCTGCCGGCAATACAAGGATTCTAGAAGATGATTCGAACACTCTTGAGGAAGAGATCCGGGAACTAGAAAATGTTTCATTGGTTCACCGACCCGGTAAAGCCTACATTTATTCCAACGTTAATTATGATATCCTCGGCTTGATAATCGATACCATCAGTAACCAGGGTTATGTCGATCATGTTAGGACCAGAATATTATCTCCCCTGGATATGCAGAATAGCTTTCTGACCAGAGAAGATGGAGAAAAAGCCGGCTTAACACCAGGGCACATAAAAGTGTTCGGTTTTCCCGTTTCCCCTGAACTTCAATACCTGAAAAATTCCCTTTCCTCCGGATTTATTATCTCTTGTGCTGAAGATATGAGCCGTTACCTAGTGATGCATTTGGGAAATGGCCTCTACGAAGGCAATACTATAATTTCAGAGGAAGGTTTGGAAACAATTTATCAACCGGGCGCCACTGAATCAGGTGACAGCGAATACGCCATGGGACTGATTGTTAGATCTGATGATAATTCGAGGTTAATCATGCATGATGGAGGAACACAGGGTTTTAATTCAGGGATGGTCTTTTCTCCCGAGGAACAATGGGGAGTTGTTGTTTTAACCAATATGACCAGCATGTTCGAAATGCCGGCCATGTCGATCGCTTTGGGAGTGACAGAAATAGTTCGGGGCAATGAAACTCCGGCATTAAATCGTATTCAGGGGATAAGTTACCTGGTTGTTCTGGTTATAATATTGGTGTTGTTAACACTAATCATAAGATCAATGATTCGCCTGCCAAAACGCTGGAGAAAAATCATAAGTGAAAACCGGCCTGCGGGATTCAAGCAAATACTGCGCAAGGTGATCCTGCCTGTCATCCTTGAGCTAATCATTCCCTTTATTATATTTATTTTTATTCCTGTGAATGCGGGTTTTCCTGTTTGGAGGTTGCTTGCCCTGATGAACCCTGATATTGTATACGGACTGCTGATTTTATCCAGCCTGCTGATGATCAAGGCGCTGTGGAGAATTTATCTGGCCATAAGAATTTCTGGATAA
- a CDS encoding GNAT family N-acetyltransferase, with the protein MKINMQKYEKGKHDARLVATLIYSADQEFNTIVYGEKENGINAIEKMMQMEYNYFTYPHVNCAVTDEGEVVGVLVGFEGKEKKALDQVSGKCFAQAFGFLTFLIRIPSYMRLSGISWKEIDDDGYMVNSLCVAPDYRGKGIGSKMMEWVFSKHKKVYLDVNIYNEKAQSFYERLGFEPESRNTMNYKGKTVGLISLKKE; encoded by the coding sequence ATGAAAATTAATATGCAAAAGTATGAAAAAGGTAAGCACGATGCCCGTTTGGTCGCCACATTAATTTATTCTGCCGATCAGGAATTCAATACTATTGTTTACGGAGAAAAAGAAAATGGGATTAATGCGATAGAGAAGATGATGCAAATGGAATACAACTATTTCACCTATCCACATGTAAATTGTGCCGTCACAGATGAAGGGGAGGTAGTCGGTGTTCTCGTCGGCTTTGAAGGCAAAGAGAAGAAAGCTCTTGACCAGGTGTCAGGAAAGTGCTTTGCCCAGGCTTTCGGCTTTTTAACTTTTCTTATAAGAATTCCATCTTATATGAGATTATCGGGTATATCCTGGAAGGAAATTGATGATGACGGATATATGGTGAACAGCCTGTGTGTTGCCCCTGACTACCGTGGGAAAGGAATCGGATCAAAAATGATGGAATGGGTGTTTTCTAAACATAAAAAGGTATACCTTGATGTCAATATATACAATGAAAAAGCTCAGAGTTTTTATGAAAGACTGGGATTTGAGCCAGAGTCAAGAAATACTATGAATTATAAAGGGAAAACTGTCGGTCTCATATCACTGAAAAAGGAATAA